The Limanda limanda chromosome 20, fLimLim1.1, whole genome shotgun sequence genome has a segment encoding these proteins:
- the fam49bb gene encoding CYFIP-related Rac1 interactor B, producing the protein MGNLLKVLTCTDLEQEPNFFLDFENAQPTDAEREVWEQVDVVLKDAKGILDELQAYKGAGQEIREAIQNPNDEALQEQSWAAVVPLVGKLKKFYQFSQRLEAALHSLLGALTSETYDDPTQHLEREQALAKQFAEILHFTLRFDELKMTNPAIQNDFSYYRRTLSRMRINNVPAEGENEVNNELANRISLFYADATPMLKTLSDGTTKFVSENKNLPIENTTDCLSTMATVCKVMLETPEYRSRFASEETVSFCLRVMVGVIILYDYVHPVGAFAKSSKIDMKGCIKVLRDQPPNSVEGLLNALRYTTKHLNDESTNKTIKSMLQ; encoded by the exons ATGGGGAACCTACTGAAAGTTTTGACATGCACAGACCTGGAACAGGAGCCCAATTTTTTCCTCGACTTTGAAA ATGCCCAGCCCACGGACGCAGAGCGCGAGGTGTGGGAGCAGGTGGACGTGGTGCTGAAAGACGCCAAGGGGatcctggatgagctgcaggCGTACAAGGGAGCGGGCCAGGAGATCAGAGAG gcgATCCAGAATCCGAACGATGAGGCGTTACAGGAGCAGTCGTGGGCGGCCGTGGTTCCCTTAGTGGGGAAACTGAAGAAGTTCTACCAGTTCTCCCAGAGGTTAG AGGCGGCGCTGCACAGCCTCCTGGGAGCTCTGACCAGCGAGACGTACGACGACCCCACTCAGCACCTGGAGCGGGAGCAGGCGCTGGCCAAGCAGTTTGCCGAGATCCTGCACTTCACTCTGCGCTTTGATGAGCTTAAA atGACAAATCCTGCCATTCAGAATGACTTCAGTTATTACAGGAGAACGCTGAGCCGCATGCGGATCAACAACGTGCCG GCGGAGGGTGAGAATGAAGTCAACAACGAGCTGGCCAACCGGATCTCTCTGTTCTACGCCGATGCCACGCCCATGCTGAAGACATTAAGCGACGGCACGACAAAGTTTGTGTCGGAG AACAAGAACCTGCCTATCGAGAACACGACAGACTGCTTAAGCACGATGGCGACCGTGTGTAAAGTCATGCTGGAAACACC GGAGTACCGCAGCCGCTTCGCCAGCGAGGAGACGGTGTCGTTCTGTCTGCGGGTCATGGTCGGGGTCATCATCCTGTACGACTACGTCCATCCCGTAGGGGCCTTCGCCAAGTCATCGAAAATCGAC ATGAAAGGCTGCATCAAAGTCCTCAGAGATCAGCCTCCGAACAGTGTGGAAGGCCTTCTCAACGCTCTCAG GTACACGACCAAGCATCTGAACGATGAATCAACCAACAAGACTATCAAGAGCATGCTGCAGTAG